In Setaria viridis chromosome 5, Setaria_viridis_v4.0, whole genome shotgun sequence, the genomic stretch ACGGCCAGGTGTTCTTGgatggcgtcgccggcgaggatggGCGGCCCGGGTGCGAGTGCAACGCCTGCTTCGCCGGGCGGGACTGCTCCCTCCACACGCCCAACTgcaccgccgacgccgacaGGTACGCGATCCCGGCGTGAATTACTCGATCGGCCTCTACTCTGTACCTTATGTCTTGGTGTGCAAATGTTGGGAAGTGATCATGTCTAATCCTAGCTCCGACACGGCGATGAGACGATTAATCCTAAAACCTCGTCTATTAATCCTGTTCTCTGTGTCTAATTCTGGTCCTGGTCCTGGTCCTTTTGTGTCGCGTTCGTACTCGGCCGCATCGCAGACCATGACGCTTTGCGTGCCTGCTTCCTGGCCCTGCATCTGACTGCTGTCGCCGGTCCTGTTCTCATCCTGTGCACGATTCGATCAGCGGGAACCCGTTGTTCCTGGAGCCATACTGGCGGCGGCACGCGGCCGCCAGCGCCGTTGTGATCTCCGGGTGGCACCGCATGAGCTACATCGCCACTGACATTGAAAAAGTGTTCCAATCCGTGGAGCTCGAGCGCCAGATCCGGCGCCTGCACAGGGCCGTCGGCAACGCCGTCGTCGACGACAAGCACGTGGTCTTCGCCGCCGGCTCCATACAGCTCATCAACGCGCTCGTGCACGCGCTCTCCCCGGACGCcaacgccgcctcgccgccggcccgtgTGGTCGCCACCGCGCCGTATTACCCGGTAAGCCAGCCTCTCTCCACATATATTCAGAGATGGGGTCAATCGAACAAGTCATCGTTGAATCTCTACAACTATTGATCGATTGTGCAGATTTACAGGACACAGACGAAGATGTTCGACGGCCGCGAGTACAGATGGGGCGGGACCACGGCTCTGTGGGGCAACGCGTCGCGGAACCCCACCGATGGCTTCATCGAGTTCGTCACGTCGCCCAACAACCCGGACGCCCAGCTCTACAAGCCCGTCCTCGGCGGCTCGGCCGCGGTGACCGTCGACCACGCCTACTACTGGCCGCACTTCACGCACATCCCGGCGCCGGCCGACGAGGATGTCATGGTGTTCACCATGTCCAAGCCCTCCGGGCACGCCGGCAGCAGATTCGGGTGCGTCAAGCATGGTTCACGAATTATATAATTGTATAGAGACGACAGAGAGAGGCAATGACACATCTCCTGTGCGTGCATTACGCAGGTGGGCACTGATCAGGGACGAGAACGTGGCCAAGAGGGCCAACGATTACGTGCAGAACAGCATCATGGGCGCGTCCCGGGATACCCAGCTGCGGATGCTGGGGATCGTGAAGATCATGCTGGCCAATCTGCACGGCAAGGAGGACATCTTCGCCTTCGGGCACGACGTGATGAGAACCAGATGGCGCAGGCTGAACGCCGTCGTGTCGCGCTCCCGCCGCATCTCGCTGCAGAGGATGGCTCCCGAGTACTGCACCTACTTCAAGCGGATCAGAGAGCCATCGCCAGGTCAGCAGCaactcaattttttttatatctacATCGCATCTCAAAGCATTTTCTATTGAACTTCTTGGCTCTTGTAACTGTACTCGGTGGACAGCCTATGCATGGGTGAAGTGTGAGatggaggaagacgacgactgCTACGAGGCGCTGCTGAAGTCAAAGATCATCACACGTTCAGGCGCTCTCTTCGAAGCTAGCAGCCGGTACACGAGGTTGAGCCTCCTCAAGACGGATGACGACTTCGAAGTTCTCATGGAGAGGGTTACGGATCTTGTCAATGCCGAGAATTACGACGAGCCTGCCTCGAGCTCCACGACTTTGGTAATGTAAAGGGAACTTCCATGGACCATGGGCACCCAAAAGTGCCGGAACGTTCAACCCAGAAAATAACTGTCTCTCTGCTTGACCTGGAGAGTAACTGGGAACATATTGCAGATGTTTTTCTTACGTTTGGAAACTCAACGATTCAGGTAGTGTGAAAAACGCGTCCCATAGGTGGATTGAGTACTTCACTCGAAAGATCTGCATTGCCTGACACATATGTGCCACATCACTCTGCTGGCTGGACCGTTGGATACGTTACGGCCGGTGACAGCGTAATTCCAATTGTGCCTGTCCATTCATCTTTTGGAGATTATTATCTCCACAGTCACTCACTGGGGGCCCCCCCAATGAAAATCAAACGGTAAAAACGATAAGGACCGAGAGGCACGCGAGTGGTGACAACCGCGGGCCGCCCGATAGCGACAGCTTCGCCGATTGAAGGCGATGCCTTCGTCTATCATGGATGGTCGCTCTCGCAAGAGCTATTAATGGTAGTAGTGGTATGGCGGCGTACAGATACGCTTCGATCGAGCGATGAGAAGAATCCATGGGATTCTCTCACGCTCCCGCGATGCCTTTCCAGTTTCCATGGGAAGACGACGTAGCGGTTGAGAATCCCGTtgcctgcacggctgcactgCATATGGGTACAAGGCGGACGCAGGCGTCGCCGTCGATGCACGATCCAACATCTGAACATCATCACCAAGCGCTGGGGCCCACGAGACGAGGCAAGATCCGTTTCACACAAGGTAGTTTTCATGTGACACCGACTCCTTGTTGGATCGGGAGTAGTGCGTGATACTCTGGCTCTCCGAGATTTGTCCGCTGGAGTCTGCAGCACGGGAAGGAACACTGTCCATGTCAGTACTCATGTGGTTGTGACACGAACACCATCACGCCTGACGGTTACCTGAGCCTGCTTATTAAATTATCATGCTCCCAAGATGAACCCGCCTGTACGTAGCCAAAGACACACACCGACACACGCGCACACACCCAATGGAACCGGCAGCCGGTGGAGGGCAGCAGGCGAGACGGCGACCTGCCGGCCTCATCGGCCTCCACGCGCTCCTCTGCTTATCGCTGCTCCTTAACGCGCTCCTCCTCGCGCACCACTTCCTTCCGCCGTCGCGGTTGCTCGGACACGACGGCGGAGGCAGCAGCGGCTGCGGGCTGAGCTGGGCGCTGCGGGCGGCcaaggaggccgaggcggcggccgccgtcgacTGCTCGGGCCACGGGCAGGTGTTCCTGgatggcgtcgccggcgaggacggGCGGCCCGGCTGCGAGTGCAACGCCTGCTTCGCCGGGCCGGACTGCTCCCTACGCACCCCCGACTGCACCGCCGACGCCAACAGGTACGCGACCCGGCGTCGTCACGGCGCCTTCCCGTCGTCTTAGGCTCTTAGCTATGGCTTCCATCAAGAGTAGGAGAGTTTGCAACTGATGCCATGAGTGGAGGTCCGGCGTTGGCTCGGGGAGCAGTAGTGCTAAAAAGGAAGATGACCCTGCGTCGACATGCACGATGCGCTGGTTACTTGGTTGAGATTTTTAATGTTCCATTGGGAAGCGATCAAGTCTAATCCTAGCCCCGCCATGGAGAtgcgcacgggctaatatttttagaaactattgtatttaaaaattatttaaaaattaaactcctaactaataattaaaattgtttacctactactctcttatttttcaatacttcaacataatacttatatagatatgtacctatctttgtccagttctaattgatttttaattaataattactctatgcacattttcatccatattcgtacttattccattttgtatcacaccttaatcctccatacattatgtttagcatagaaatcaatatttttcatcgattcctcacatacatgtataaatggtctaaatggtggcactcatcatctgtatatactttaacttagtgtTTTTATATTAACagtgacataaataggtaatttggaatcatatattagtttactttttgacatttctgtatcatacacatgaagataattagattaatatttaggtgtttactttaggttatttttaataacgacacacgtggataacatagataaaattttagaatgacattttaagttatgctctataatgatgtgtattagtaaattggatgaagattatggttactttagattattttttataatagttgATCTCAGTAATTTAGATacaggtttagagctcatttttgaatattttcacaatgacagtggagggtaactttttagaaaatataatagatcaatggctatgattattagagtttacaggattggtgtttgatgtttttaatttttatgagaatttatcccttttttctagcttgtatCGTGGGAACtgatgcggagtctccaatgaaaaaaaaatgagactatattgctacaaaactattaccataagctacctcttgtttgttaaatattcgaacacaatacttacgtagatatatatttaatatcttcatccaattgtgatagattttagttagtaattactctataatatttttcaaccacatttataatctttaacttttcactttgcatcgcaggtatgcgcttgaatttgtttaatgaatcctaagtctgagatacaattttagcatagaaatctatattctcatcaccttatatccttataaatggttagtaattactctataatattttcaaccacatttataatctttaacttttcactttgcatcacaggtatgcgcttgaatttgtttaattaACTTTatgtttgagatacaattttagcatagaaatctatattctcatcagtttatatccttataaatggcgACACACATTATACgcggtgacacacatcatgcatatagaccttaatttttatatcgtataccaatagtgaaagatataggagatttagaatcatatattgctgtatatttttaatcaaggttatttgattcaaacgatGGGTTACCCtatgttattttttataatggcacgtttgggtaatatagatgcaaatttaagggttcctttaagttttttaaggaacagtggtaggcaattcaattgcaaattaggggttattttaaatattgtttataatggcataagtgggtaatttggatgaagattagggggttactttagtttattttatataatggcagaggtgggtaatttatttgtagatttagggggttactttaggctatttacataatggcataggtggataATTGTTTagaaaaacataatagatccaaagGTTATGATGATTTCAATATATCGAttgatgttttgctttttgatgagaatttctagaatttctctgtccacctaggaatccttgGTGGTTTTACCTGGAAGCCTTAAAAgaaacctccaattagtaatagcaAGATAAGATAGTAAGATTCCTATCCCGAGGCGTGGCTCCTGACCTCATCGATTAGACGATTAACAATCGTCCGTACCTTTTACTGCTCCCTGGGATTGTCTCGGCAGCCAGCAGGAGAGTGGGCGAAGGTGAACGGCCGTTTTGTGTCAACTGCAGGTCTAGCCGTCGTGTGGAAGTGTGGAACTATTTATGGTTGGCCGCATCGCAAAACGTGACGCCCTGCGTGCCTAGTTGCTTTATTTTAGGGTCTGTTTAATTGCTCGATTTTGGACAACTAAAATCATTGCGCTAGCACTGTAGtatactgtagcatttcgtttgtatttatgaattattatccaaatattgactaattaggctcaaaagattcgtctcgcaaagtacaaccaaactgtgcaattagtttttgatttcgtctacattcagtactttATGCATGTAccataagtttgatgtgatggaaaatcttctttttgGATAATgttaaagttggaattttggggtACCTAAGGTCTACTATCTGACTGCTGAGTGCTCACGCTGGTCGTGTGTCCAATGATTGCCGCAGCGGGAACCCGCTGTTCCTGGAGCCGTACTGGCGGCGCCACGcgtccgccggcgccgtggtGGTCTCCGGGTGGCACCGCATGAGCTACACCACCACCGACGGCCACGGCCTGTTCCAGTCCATCGAGCTCGAGCGCCAGATCCGGCGCCTGCACAGCGCCGTCGGCAACGCCGTCGTCGACGACAAGCACGTGGTCTTCGCCGCCGGCTCCATACAGCTCATCAACGCGCTCGTGCACGCGCTCTCcccggacgccgacgccgcctcgccaccggCCCGCGTGGTCGCCACCGCGCCTTATTACCCGGTCAGCCTGCGGCCTCTCTTTCGTATTACACTGCACATTGCCTATAAGAGAATCATAGATGGGGTGGATCAAACAAGTCATCGTTAAGTTTCGACCATTGATCGACTTTGCAGACTTACAGAACACAGACGAAGATGTTCGACGGCCGCGAGTACAGATGGGGCGGGACCACGG encodes the following:
- the LOC117857544 gene encoding alliin lyase gives rise to the protein MDPAAGGGQQARRRPALLALLSTSLLLNAVFLAHHLFRPSRVLSAVGDGGGSSCGLSWTLQAAREAEAVAAVDCSGHGQVFLDGVAGEDGRPGCECNACFAGRDCSLHTPNCTADADSGNPLFLEPYWRRHAAASAVVISGWHRMSYIATDIEKVFQSVELERQIRRLHRAVGNAVVDDKHVVFAAGSIQLINALVHALSPDANAASPPARVVATAPYYPIYRTQTKMFDGREYRWGGTTALWGNASRNPTDGFIEFVTSPNNPDAQLYKPVLGGSAAVTVDHAYYWPHFTHIPAPADEDVMVFTMSKPSGHAGSRFGWALIRDENVAKRANDYVQNSIMGASRDTQLRMLGIVKIMLANLHGKEDIFAFGHDVMRTRWRRLNAVVSRSRRISLQRMAPEYCTYFKRIREPSPAYAWVKCEMEEDDDCYEALLKSKIITRSGALFEASSRYTRLSLLKTDDDFEVLMERVTDLVNAENYDEPASSSTTLVM